From a single Streptomyces rubradiris genomic region:
- a CDS encoding HpcH/HpaI aldolase/citrate lyase family protein, which translates to MRHFGHIAPEVRQRLFHQEPCAFTADSPARLLSAALGATLYSPATRPRLADDIVKQAGNGVVSMVLCLEDSIGDADVAAGEENLVRQFADLAARPGAEPPLLFIRVRAPEQIPDLVRRLGSAGRLLSGFVLPKFTEERGIPFLEALTAAESAGGRRLFAMPVLESPELLYRESRVETLEGIFRAVDKYRDRVLALRLGVTDFCSSYGLRRAPDMTAYDVQVVASVIADVVNMLGRADGTGFTVTGPVWEYFRASERMFKPQLRQSPFLQVQAAELRERLIAHAMDGLLREISLDQANGLLGKTCIHPSHVLPVHALSVVSHEEFSDAQDILRPERGGGGVLRSAYTNKMNEVKPHRAWAERTLLRAEAFGVAHEDVGFVELLAAGIPG; encoded by the coding sequence ATGCGTCATTTCGGGCACATCGCCCCCGAGGTGCGGCAGCGCCTCTTCCACCAGGAGCCGTGCGCGTTCACCGCCGACTCCCCGGCCAGGCTGCTCTCCGCGGCCCTGGGCGCCACGCTGTACAGCCCGGCGACCCGGCCCAGACTCGCGGACGACATCGTCAAGCAGGCGGGCAACGGCGTGGTCTCGATGGTGCTGTGCCTGGAGGACTCGATCGGCGACGCGGACGTGGCGGCGGGCGAGGAGAACCTCGTCCGGCAGTTCGCCGACCTCGCCGCCCGGCCCGGGGCGGAGCCGCCGCTGCTGTTCATCCGGGTGCGCGCCCCCGAGCAGATACCGGACCTGGTCCGCCGCCTCGGCTCTGCCGGGCGCCTGCTGTCCGGGTTCGTGCTGCCCAAGTTCACCGAGGAACGCGGCATCCCCTTCCTGGAGGCCCTGACGGCGGCCGAGAGCGCCGGCGGCCGGCGGCTGTTCGCCATGCCGGTCCTGGAGTCGCCCGAGCTGCTGTACCGCGAGTCGCGCGTGGAGACGCTGGAGGGCATCTTCCGCGCGGTCGACAAGTACCGCGACCGGGTGCTGGCCCTGCGCCTCGGCGTCACCGACTTCTGCTCCTCCTACGGCCTGCGCCGGGCCCCCGACATGACCGCCTACGACGTCCAGGTGGTCGCCTCCGTGATCGCCGACGTCGTGAACATGCTCGGCCGGGCCGACGGCACCGGCTTCACCGTCACCGGACCGGTCTGGGAGTACTTCCGCGCCTCCGAGCGCATGTTCAAGCCGCAGCTGCGGCAGAGCCCCTTCCTCCAGGTGCAGGCCGCCGAGCTGCGCGAGCGGCTGATCGCCCACGCCATGGACGGGCTGCTCCGGGAGATCTCCCTGGACCAGGCCAACGGTCTGCTCGGCAAGACCTGCATCCACCCCTCCCACGTCCTGCCCGTGCACGCGCTCTCCGTGGTCAGTCACGAGGAGTTCAGTGACGCCCAGGACATCCTGCGGCCGGAACGCGGCGGCGGGGGTGTACTGCGGTCGGCCTACACGAACAAGATGAACGAGGTGAAGCCGCACCGCGCCTGGGCCGAGCGGACCCTGCTGCGCGCCGAGGCGTTCGGTGTCGCCCACGAGGACGTCGGCTTCGTGGAACTGCTCGCCGCCGGCATACCCGGCTGA
- a CDS encoding FmdB family zinc ribbon protein — protein sequence MPRYEYRCRSCGDTFELNRPMAESAAPATCPAGHDDTVKLLSTVAVGGVSGGPAPAPRAGGGGCCGGGCCG from the coding sequence ATGCCTCGCTACGAGTACCGCTGCCGGAGCTGCGGCGACACGTTCGAACTCAACCGTCCCATGGCGGAGTCCGCCGCCCCCGCGACGTGCCCTGCCGGGCATGACGACACGGTGAAGCTTTTGTCCACGGTTGCCGTGGGCGGCGTCTCCGGTGGGCCGGCGCCCGCGCCCCGGGCCGGGGGTGGCGGATGCTGCGGTGGAGGGTGCTGCGGATAG
- a CDS encoding TerD family protein: MTHAMLKGSNVPLEATTVRAVLRWTPGQGVPDVDVSALLLGPDGRVRSDEDFVFYNQPRHPSGTVWRLGKKRVAEGLTDTIQSELTGVEPGVSRILLVASADGVAFDQVPALCILLYDAGAADAEPLARFDIKPETGAETALICGELYRRGEGWKFRALGEGYSNGLEGLATDFGISVDESEAAAEEPPTSALPLPPEVPAYGYPQPVPVPAASAGDGYFRMPPQGPQFIGR; encoded by the coding sequence ATGACGCACGCCATGCTGAAGGGGTCGAACGTCCCGCTGGAGGCCACCACGGTACGCGCCGTGCTGCGCTGGACACCCGGGCAGGGCGTCCCGGACGTGGACGTGTCGGCGCTGCTGCTCGGACCCGACGGCCGTGTGCGCTCCGACGAGGACTTCGTCTTCTACAACCAGCCCCGGCACCCCTCCGGGACGGTGTGGCGGCTGGGCAAGAAGCGGGTCGCCGAGGGGCTGACCGACACGATCCAGTCAGAGCTGACCGGGGTCGAGCCCGGCGTCTCGCGAATCCTGCTGGTCGCCTCCGCCGACGGGGTCGCCTTCGACCAGGTGCCGGCGCTGTGCATCCTGCTGTACGACGCGGGGGCCGCCGACGCCGAGCCGCTGGCCCGGTTCGACATCAAGCCGGAGACCGGGGCCGAGACGGCGCTGATCTGCGGTGAGCTGTACCGGCGCGGGGAGGGCTGGAAGTTCCGCGCGCTGGGCGAGGGCTACTCCAACGGGCTGGAGGGGCTCGCGACGGACTTCGGCATCTCGGTGGACGAGTCCGAGGCGGCGGCGGAGGAGCCGCCGACGTCCGCCCTGCCGTTGCCTCCGGAGGTGCCGGCGTACGGGTATCCGCAGCCGGTGCCGGTGCCGGCGGCTTCGGCGGGGGACGGGTACTTCCGGATGCCGCCGCAAGGGCCTCAGTTCATCGGGCGGTAG
- a CDS encoding HAD family hydrolase, which translates to MPVLVASDLDRTLIYSSAALALTMPDARAPRLLCVEVHEARPLSYLTETAAGLLTELGDAAVFVPTTTRTRKQYQRINLPGPPPRYAICANGGHLLVDGVADAGWHARVLARLADECAPLAEVREHLLRAADPVWVRKHRVAEDLFAYLVVERELLPEDWVKELAVWAENRGWTVSLQGRKIYAVPKPLTKSAAVREVARRTGAELTLAAGDSLLDADLLLAADRGWRPGHGELADTDWTAPRITALPERGVLAGERILREFLKASSATTP; encoded by the coding sequence ATGCCGGTGCTGGTGGCGAGCGACCTCGACCGCACGCTGATCTACTCCTCGGCGGCCCTCGCGCTGACCATGCCGGACGCCCGGGCGCCCCGGCTGCTGTGCGTGGAGGTGCACGAGGCCAGGCCGCTGTCCTACCTGACGGAGACGGCGGCCGGGCTGCTGACGGAGCTCGGCGACGCTGCCGTGTTCGTGCCGACGACGACCCGGACCCGCAAGCAGTACCAGCGCATCAACCTGCCGGGCCCCCCGCCCCGTTACGCGATCTGCGCCAACGGGGGCCACCTGCTGGTCGACGGGGTCGCCGACGCCGGCTGGCACGCGCGCGTGCTGGCACGGCTCGCCGACGAGTGCGCGCCGCTGGCGGAGGTCCGCGAGCATCTGCTGCGCGCCGCCGACCCGGTGTGGGTGCGCAAGCACCGGGTCGCCGAGGACCTGTTCGCCTACCTGGTGGTGGAGCGCGAACTGCTGCCCGAGGACTGGGTGAAGGAGCTGGCGGTGTGGGCGGAGAACCGCGGCTGGACCGTCTCGCTCCAGGGCCGCAAGATCTACGCCGTGCCCAAGCCGCTCACCAAGAGCGCGGCCGTCCGCGAGGTCGCCCGCCGCACCGGCGCGGAACTGACCCTGGCCGCCGGCGACTCCCTGCTGGACGCCGACCTCCTCCTGGCAGCCGACCGGGGCTGGCGCCCGGGCCACGGAGAACTGGCGGACACCGACTGGACGGCCCCTCGGATCACCGCACTACCGGAACGGGGGGTACTGGCGGGGGAGCGCATCCTCAGGGAGTTCTTGAAAGCGAGCAGCGCGACGACTCCCTAG
- a CDS encoding transglycosylase domain-containing protein yields the protein MGGGRGGNPRGADETLHLRVDALRADETMQLRVPAPSERPSPSKDSAPTGGRADRRRGARSAGRKRSRSRLLGPLAPYARRIAPYARRLKPVYPRPGRTGWRRWMPSWRQWIGGLLTSFGLLGAFLVTAYAMTDIPSDINSYATQQDNVYFWSDGTPMARTGWVQRQAMPLEDIPQDVRWAVLAAENESFYSDPGISLKGISRALFRTVGAGDTEGGSTITQQYVKNVYLTQNQTVSRKFTEAMIALKLDNKMSKDEILEGYLNTSWFGRGTYGIQRAAQAYYGKDVDKLDVSEAAMLASLLKGAGLYDPTLGKANHARAVERWSWILDRMVKIGKLSKQERAAYTKFPEPLKTNPLYDTGEQSDYLVELAAQYAKKAAHLTDKQFDLGGYQIYTTFDRKREKALTDAVAKAREEARDATPEAAEDGHYGAASVAADGRILAVYGGPDHRKQGYNESNATTVPAGTAFLPFVYAAGLEHGVHKTRSGSATPIGPDSVYDGDDAVPVTTPEGPYWDRSGKKVAAHNDGGKSYGKITLREALAKSVNTPFMQLGMDAGLDKVRDTAVAAGLLRSSMGPQVPALSLGTSTPSAIRMANGYATFAAGGNHTEPYSVVRITRNGAPVALNTPRPKRAVAARVAEQVTEALTDSFRTAHPDAAAGRSGVSGKAGGTEKDTAAWYVGTADSVSTAVVVYRIDLAKSLEPLPLQGLAGPAHSVPYALWSAATGLG from the coding sequence ATGGGGGGTGGCCGTGGCGGGAACCCGCGGGGGGCCGACGAGACCCTGCATCTGAGGGTCGACGCCCTCAGGGCGGACGAGACGATGCAGCTGCGTGTGCCCGCGCCGTCCGAACGGCCCTCGCCGTCGAAGGACTCCGCCCCGACCGGCGGCCGGGCCGACCGCCGGCGCGGCGCGCGTTCCGCCGGCCGGAAGCGCTCGCGGAGCCGCCTGCTCGGCCCGCTCGCCCCGTACGCCCGCCGAATAGCCCCCTACGCGCGCCGCCTGAAGCCTGTCTATCCGCGCCCCGGCCGCACCGGCTGGCGCCGCTGGATGCCCTCCTGGCGCCAGTGGATCGGCGGTCTGCTGACCTCGTTCGGCCTGCTCGGCGCGTTCCTGGTGACCGCGTACGCGATGACGGACATACCGAGCGACATCAACTCGTACGCTACCCAGCAGGACAACGTCTACTTCTGGTCCGACGGCACGCCCATGGCCCGTACGGGCTGGGTGCAGCGGCAGGCGATGCCGCTGGAGGACATTCCGCAGGACGTGCGCTGGGCGGTGCTCGCCGCGGAGAACGAGAGTTTCTACTCGGACCCGGGCATATCCCTCAAAGGCATCAGCCGGGCGCTGTTCCGCACGGTGGGCGCGGGGGACACCGAAGGCGGGTCCACCATTACCCAGCAGTATGTGAAAAACGTTTACCTGACGCAGAACCAGACCGTCAGCCGTAAATTCACCGAGGCGATGATCGCCCTCAAGCTCGACAACAAGATGAGCAAGGACGAGATCCTGGAGGGCTATCTCAACACCAGCTGGTTCGGCCGCGGCACCTACGGCATCCAGCGCGCCGCCCAGGCCTACTACGGCAAGGACGTCGACAAACTCGACGTCTCCGAGGCGGCGATGCTCGCCTCGCTGCTCAAGGGCGCCGGCCTGTACGACCCGACGCTCGGCAAGGCCAACCACGCGCGGGCGGTGGAGCGCTGGTCCTGGATCCTGGACCGGATGGTCAAGATCGGCAAGCTGTCGAAGCAGGAGCGGGCCGCGTACACGAAGTTCCCCGAGCCGCTGAAGACCAACCCGCTGTACGACACCGGCGAGCAGAGCGACTACCTGGTGGAACTGGCGGCGCAGTACGCCAAGAAGGCCGCGCACCTGACGGACAAGCAGTTCGACCTGGGCGGCTACCAGATCTACACCACCTTCGACCGCAAGCGGGAGAAGGCCCTCACCGACGCCGTCGCCAAGGCCCGCGAGGAGGCGCGGGACGCGACTCCCGAGGCGGCGGAGGACGGCCACTACGGCGCCGCCTCGGTGGCCGCCGACGGCAGGATTCTCGCCGTCTACGGCGGCCCGGACCACCGCAAGCAGGGCTACAACGAGTCCAACGCCACCACGGTCCCGGCCGGCACCGCCTTCCTGCCGTTCGTCTACGCCGCCGGACTCGAACACGGTGTGCACAAGACGCGCAGCGGCTCCGCCACCCCCATCGGCCCGGACAGCGTCTACGACGGCGACGACGCCGTGCCCGTCACCACCCCCGAGGGGCCGTACTGGGACCGCAGCGGCAAGAAGGTCGCCGCGCACAACGACGGCGGGAAGTCGTACGGGAAGATCACCCTGCGCGAGGCGCTCGCCAAGTCGGTGAACACCCCGTTCATGCAGCTCGGCATGGACGCCGGACTGGACAAGGTGCGCGACACCGCCGTGGCCGCCGGGCTGCTGCGCTCCAGCATGGGCCCCCAGGTGCCCGCGCTGTCGCTGGGCACCTCCACGCCCAGCGCGATCCGGATGGCGAACGGCTACGCCACCTTCGCCGCCGGCGGGAACCACACCGAGCCGTACTCGGTGGTCCGGATCACCCGCAACGGCGCCCCGGTCGCGCTGAACACCCCGCGCCCGAAGCGGGCGGTCGCCGCGCGGGTGGCCGAGCAGGTCACCGAGGCGCTCACCGACTCCTTCCGCACCGCCCACCCGGACGCGGCGGCCGGCCGGTCCGGGGTGTCCGGGAAGGCCGGCGGCACCGAGAAGGACACCGCCGCCTGGTACGTCGGCACGGCCGACTCCGTGTCCACCGCGGTCGTCGTCTACCGGATCGACCTGGCCAAGTCCCTGGAGCCACTGCCGCTCCAGGGACTGGCCGGGCCCGCCCACAGCGTCCCGTACGCCCTCTGGTCGGCCGCGACGGGCCTCGGCTGA
- a CDS encoding phosphoribosyltransferase, with product MKNAVNDGVWSGSWVAERLGVGLVGDDGLPALLGLALRRNPKRAHLLVSQVLGKHVPQSPSVVYDHGLRLGRRVAALLGAEASDALVLGYAETATGLGHSVADGLGSVPYLHSTRRPVRGVAAAGGFEESHSHATSHLLLPEDPGLLAGRGPLVLVDDEFSTGNTVLNTIRDLHARYPRRRYVVVALVDMRSPEDTARLERFAGDIGARVDVVALASGVVELPEGVLEKGQRLVAECEAAGCGSVVAGRAPTGAHRVRRVDLHWPPGLPDGARHGFTPAHRARLEAALPAMAERVRAALPAGARRVLVLGFEELMYAPLRLARELERATDAEVRFSTTTRSPVLAVDDPGYAIRTRLVFPAHDDPADGPGERYAYNVAGAGFDAVVAVVDSVADTPALHARDGLPARLAEQVPHVLLAVVPSYVPHVPGRPAMLPEPLRGPAFSSYAPEEVGWLLQDLSDVPLEAPTEEREEAVQSGGAHYAESLPVEYQPSERYQALFHAALKASAARLARAVGVVTETVIAERSPRPVLVSLARAGTPVGILMRRWARFRHGLDLPHYAVSIVRGRGIDTNALRWLAAHHDPRDVVFVDGWTGKGAITRELAQALEEFGEREGVTGFDPEIAVLADPGSCVRTYGTRDDFLIPSACLNSTVSGLVSRTVLRADLVGPDDYHGAKFYRELAGADVSVAFLDAVSARFEEVADSVTGAVKELLATDRTPTWAGWRAVERICEEYGIHDVNLVKPGVGETTRVLLRRVPWKILARAGAGPELDHVRLLAEQRGVPVEEVGELPYSCVGLIHPKYTRGATGADGKAVHV from the coding sequence ATGAAGAACGCAGTGAACGACGGGGTCTGGTCCGGCAGCTGGGTCGCCGAGCGACTCGGGGTCGGGCTCGTGGGCGACGACGGGCTGCCGGCCCTGCTCGGGCTCGCGCTGCGCCGCAACCCCAAGCGCGCCCACCTGCTCGTCTCCCAGGTCCTCGGCAAGCACGTCCCGCAGTCGCCGTCCGTGGTCTACGACCATGGCCTGCGGCTGGGCCGCCGGGTCGCCGCGCTGCTCGGCGCCGAGGCGTCGGACGCGCTCGTCCTCGGGTACGCCGAGACCGCGACCGGGCTGGGGCACTCGGTGGCGGACGGGCTCGGTTCCGTGCCGTATCTGCACTCCACGCGGCGGCCGGTGCGCGGGGTCGCCGCCGCGGGCGGGTTCGAGGAGTCGCACTCCCACGCCACGTCGCATCTGCTGCTGCCCGAGGATCCGGGGCTGCTCGCCGGGCGGGGGCCGCTGGTGCTGGTGGACGACGAGTTCTCCACCGGCAACACGGTCTTGAACACCATCCGTGACCTGCACGCGCGATATCCCCGGCGGCGGTACGTGGTGGTCGCGCTGGTGGACATGCGGTCGCCGGAGGACACGGCCCGGCTGGAACGGTTCGCCGGGGACATTGGGGCACGGGTGGACGTGGTAGCCCTCGCGTCCGGGGTCGTGGAGCTGCCGGAGGGGGTGCTGGAGAAGGGGCAGCGGCTGGTCGCGGAATGTGAGGCGGCCGGGTGCGGGTCCGTTGTGGCCGGTCGCGCCCCTACCGGGGCGCACCGGGTCAGGCGAGTCGACCTGCACTGGCCTCCCGGCCTCCCCGACGGCGCCCGGCACGGGTTCACCCCCGCCCACCGCGCCCGGCTCGAAGCCGCGCTCCCCGCCATGGCCGAGCGCGTGCGCGCGGCCCTGCCGGCCGGTGCGCGCCGGGTGCTGGTGCTCGGGTTCGAGGAGCTGATGTACGCCCCGCTGCGGCTCGCGCGGGAGCTGGAGCGCGCCACGGACGCGGAGGTGCGGTTCTCCACCACCACCCGCTCGCCCGTGCTCGCCGTCGACGACCCGGGCTACGCGATCCGTACCCGCCTGGTCTTCCCCGCCCACGACGACCCGGCGGACGGACCCGGCGAGCGCTACGCCTACAACGTGGCCGGCGCCGGTTTCGACGCCGTCGTGGCCGTGGTCGACTCCGTCGCCGACACCCCCGCCCTGCACGCGCGGGACGGCCTGCCGGCCCGGCTCGCCGAGCAGGTCCCGCACGTTCTGCTCGCGGTCGTACCGTCGTACGTCCCGCACGTTCCCGGAAGGCCGGCCATGCTGCCCGAGCCCCTGCGCGGTCCCGCGTTCTCCTCGTACGCGCCGGAGGAGGTCGGCTGGCTGCTCCAGGACCTGTCCGACGTGCCCCTGGAGGCGCCGACCGAGGAGCGGGAGGAGGCCGTCCAGAGCGGCGGCGCGCACTACGCGGAGTCGTTGCCGGTGGAGTACCAGCCCAGCGAGCGCTACCAGGCGCTGTTCCACGCGGCCCTCAAGGCGTCGGCGGCCCGGCTGGCGCGGGCGGTGGGCGTGGTCACCGAGACGGTGATCGCCGAGCGCTCGCCGCGCCCGGTGCTGGTCTCCCTGGCCCGCGCCGGCACCCCGGTGGGCATCCTGATGCGCCGCTGGGCGCGGTTCCGGCACGGGCTGGACCTGCCGCACTACGCCGTGTCGATCGTGCGCGGCCGGGGCATCGACACCAACGCGCTGCGCTGGCTCGCCGCCCACCACGACCCCCGGGACGTCGTCTTCGTGGACGGCTGGACCGGCAAGGGCGCCATCACCCGGGAGCTCGCCCAGGCGCTTGAGGAGTTCGGGGAGCGGGAGGGCGTCACCGGGTTCGACCCGGAGATCGCCGTCCTCGCCGACCCCGGCTCCTGCGTGCGCACGTACGGCACCCGGGACGACTTCCTCATCCCCTCCGCCTGCCTCAACTCCACCGTGTCCGGGCTGGTCTCGCGCACGGTGCTGCGGGCGGACCTGGTCGGCCCGGACGACTACCACGGGGCGAAGTTCTACCGCGAACTGGCCGGAGCCGACGTCTCCGTGGCCTTCCTCGACGCCGTCTCCGCCCGCTTCGAGGAGGTCGCCGACTCCGTGACCGGCGCGGTCAAGGAACTGCTCGCCACCGACCGCACCCCGACCTGGGCGGGCTGGCGGGCGGTCGAGCGGATCTGCGAGGAGTACGGCATCCACGACGTGAACCTCGTCAAGCCGGGCGTCGGTGAGACCACCCGGGTGCTGCTGCGCCGGGTGCCGTGGAAGATCCTGGCGCGCGCGGGCGCGGGCCCCGAACTGGACCACGTACGCCTGCTCGCCGAACAGCGGGGCGTGCCGGTGGAGGAGGTCGGCGAGCTGCCCTACAGCTGCGTCGGGCTGATCCACCCCAAGTACACACGCGGTGCCACGGGCGCCGACGGGAAGGCGGTGCACGTCTGA